One window from the genome of Pseudonocardia hierapolitana encodes:
- the glyA gene encoding serine hydroxymethyltransferase encodes MLETQDRTTLNRSLAEVDPEIHAAVGAELRRQETTLEMIASENFAPLAVMQAQGSVLTNKYAEGYPGRRYYGGCEHVDVVERLAIDRVKDLFGATFANVQPHSGAQANAAAMAALLQPGDTILGLDLAHGGHLTHGMRLNFSGLLYDVAAYHVREDDHRVDMAEVERLAHERRPKVIVAGWSAYPRHLDFAEFRRIADEVGAYLMVDMAHFAGLVAAGLHPSPVPHAHVVTTTTHKTLGGPRGGVILSAEDDPALRKKLNSAVFPGQQGGPLEHVIAAKAVAFKLAATEAFRDRQERTLLGAQLLADRLVAQDSRAAGIGVVSGGTDVHLVLVDLRHSELDGKQAEDRLHAAGITVNRNAVPFDPRPPMVSSGIRIGTPALATRGFGADEFAEVADVIATALRPDTGDPAITALRERVAALAARFPLYPALEEGAR; translated from the coding sequence ATGCTCGAGACCCAGGACCGGACCACCCTCAACCGCAGCCTCGCCGAGGTGGATCCGGAGATCCACGCGGCGGTCGGCGCAGAGCTCCGGCGGCAGGAGACGACGCTGGAGATGATCGCCAGCGAGAACTTCGCCCCCCTCGCCGTCATGCAGGCCCAGGGCTCGGTGCTCACGAACAAGTACGCCGAGGGCTACCCCGGCCGCCGGTACTACGGCGGGTGCGAGCACGTCGACGTCGTGGAGCGGCTCGCCATCGACCGGGTCAAGGACCTGTTCGGCGCCACGTTCGCCAACGTCCAGCCGCACTCCGGCGCCCAGGCCAATGCCGCCGCGATGGCCGCGCTCCTGCAGCCCGGCGACACGATCCTCGGCCTCGACCTGGCCCACGGCGGCCACCTCACCCACGGGATGCGGCTCAACTTCTCGGGCCTGCTCTACGACGTCGCGGCCTACCACGTCCGCGAGGACGACCACCGCGTCGACATGGCCGAGGTCGAACGGCTCGCGCACGAGCGCCGCCCCAAGGTGATCGTCGCCGGCTGGTCGGCCTACCCGCGCCACCTCGACTTCGCGGAGTTCCGCCGCATCGCCGACGAGGTCGGCGCGTACCTGATGGTCGACATGGCCCATTTCGCCGGGCTCGTCGCGGCCGGGCTGCACCCCTCGCCGGTGCCGCACGCGCACGTCGTCACGACCACCACCCACAAGACCCTCGGCGGGCCGCGTGGCGGCGTGATCCTCTCGGCCGAGGACGACCCGGCGCTGCGGAAGAAGCTCAACTCGGCGGTGTTCCCCGGCCAGCAGGGCGGCCCGCTCGAGCACGTGATCGCCGCGAAGGCAGTGGCGTTCAAGCTGGCTGCGACCGAGGCGTTCCGCGACCGCCAGGAGCGCACCCTCCTCGGCGCGCAGCTGCTCGCCGACCGGCTGGTCGCGCAGGACTCGCGGGCCGCGGGCATCGGTGTGGTGAGCGGCGGCACCGACGTCCACCTGGTGCTCGTCGACCTGCGGCACTCCGAGCTCGACGGCAAGCAGGCCGAGGACCGGCTGCACGCCGCGGGGATCACCGTGAACCGCAACGCGGTGCCGTTCGACCCGCGGCCGCCGATGGTCAGCTCGGGGATCCGGATCGGCACGCCCGCCCTGGCCACCCGCGGGTTCGGCGCGGACGAGTTCGCCGAGGTCGCCGACGTCATCGCCACCGCGCTGCGGCCCGACACCGGCGACCCGGCCATCACGGCGCTGCGCGAGCGGGTGGCCGCGCTGGCCGCGCGCTTCCCCCTCTACCCGGCGCTCGAGGAGGGTGCCCGATGA
- a CDS encoding sarcosine oxidase subunit beta family protein, with product MNPLPEHPDFLWRNPEPKRSYDVVIVGAGGHGLATAHYLAKNHGITDVAVLERGWLAGGNMARNTTIIRSNYLWDESAGIYEHALKLWEGLEDDLGYPILFSQRGVLNLAHSLQDVRDSVRRVEANVLNGVDAQWLTPDEVKKVCPIVNTSQEIRYPVLGATYQPRAGIAKHDYVAWGFARRADEAGIDLIQDCEVTGFTTDSGRVTGVRTTRGDIAAGRVALCAAGHTSVLTDMLGFRVPLQSHPLQALVSELLEPVHPTVVMSNAVHVYVSQAHKGELVMGAGIDAYNGYGQRGAFHIIERQMAAAVELFPVFARAHLLRTWGGIVDVTPDASPIIGRTPYANLYLNCGWGTGGFKATPGVGWCMAHTIAHDEPHPYNAPFTLDRFVTGALVDEHGAAAVAH from the coding sequence ATGAACCCGCTGCCCGAGCACCCTGACTTCCTGTGGCGCAACCCCGAGCCGAAGCGCTCCTACGACGTCGTGATCGTCGGGGCGGGCGGCCACGGCCTGGCCACCGCCCACTACCTGGCGAAGAACCACGGCATCACCGACGTCGCGGTTCTGGAGCGCGGCTGGCTCGCCGGCGGCAACATGGCCCGCAACACCACGATCATCCGCTCCAACTACCTGTGGGACGAGAGCGCCGGAATCTACGAGCACGCGCTCAAGCTGTGGGAGGGCCTCGAGGACGACCTCGGCTACCCGATCCTGTTCAGCCAGCGCGGCGTGCTCAACCTCGCCCACAGCCTGCAGGACGTGCGCGACAGCGTCCGCCGGGTCGAGGCCAACGTCCTCAACGGGGTCGACGCGCAGTGGCTCACCCCCGACGAGGTCAAGAAGGTCTGCCCGATCGTCAACACCTCGCAGGAGATCCGCTACCCGGTGCTCGGCGCCACCTACCAGCCACGCGCCGGCATCGCCAAGCACGACTACGTCGCGTGGGGCTTCGCCCGACGCGCCGACGAGGCCGGGATCGATCTCATCCAGGACTGCGAGGTCACCGGCTTCACCACCGACTCCGGCCGCGTCACCGGCGTGCGCACGACGCGCGGCGACATCGCGGCGGGCCGGGTCGCGCTGTGCGCGGCGGGCCACACCTCCGTGCTCACCGACATGCTCGGGTTCCGGGTGCCGCTCCAGAGCCACCCTCTCCAGGCGCTGGTCTCCGAGTTGCTCGAACCCGTGCACCCCACCGTCGTCATGTCCAACGCCGTGCACGTCTACGTCTCCCAGGCCCACAAGGGCGAGCTGGTGATGGGCGCGGGCATCGACGCCTACAACGGCTACGGCCAGCGCGGCGCGTTCCACATCATCGAACGGCAGATGGCCGCGGCCGTGGAGCTGTTCCCGGTGTTCGCCCGCGCCCACCTGCTGCGCACGTGGGGCGGGATCGTCGACGTCACCCCCGACGCCTCCCCGATCATCGGCCGCACCCCGTACGCGAACCTCTACCTCAACTGCGGCTGGGGCACCGGCGGGTTCAAGGCCACCCCCGGCGTCGGCTGGTGCATGGCCCACACCATCGCCCACGACGAACCGCACCCGTACAACGCGCCGTTCACGCTCGACCGCTTCGTCACCGGCGCGCTCGTCGACGAGCACGGCGCCGCCGCCGTCGCCCACTGA
- a CDS encoding sarcosine oxidase subunit delta, whose protein sequence is MQLIECPWCGPREETEFHYGGQAHVAYPADPAALTDEEWAHYLFFRDNPKGLFAERWSHSAGCRRWFNAVRDTATYRFHAVYRPDEPRPVIS, encoded by the coding sequence ATGCAACTCATCGAATGCCCCTGGTGCGGGCCGCGCGAGGAGACCGAGTTCCACTACGGCGGGCAGGCCCACGTCGCCTACCCGGCCGACCCGGCCGCGCTCACCGACGAGGAGTGGGCGCACTACCTGTTCTTCCGCGACAACCCCAAGGGCCTGTTCGCGGAACGGTGGAGCCACTCCGCGGGATGCCGTCGCTGGTTCAACGCGGTGCGCGACACCGCCACCTACCGGTTCCACGCCGTCTACCGCCCCGACGAGCCCCGCCCGGTGATCTCATGA
- a CDS encoding 2Fe-2S iron-sulfur cluster-binding protein codes for MTEFRVPAGGRIDRDTTCRFTFGGVPYTGHPGDTLASALLANGVHATGTSVALGRPRGIGAAWAEDPGGLVQVEEPFPEPMLLATTIELVDGLAARGIPGKGRLAEVPDSARYDAKHAHADLLVVGAGPAGLVAALTAARTGARVVLVDEQSEPGGALLGSTDRIDDAPALDWVAAATAELATYPDVLHLQRTTAFGHYDDGFVLALERRTDHLGTTAPRNRSRQRVWRIRARHVIVATGAHERPVVFADNDRPGIMLAASARTFLHRYGVLAGRDAVVFTTDDGAYAAAVDLADAGARVHAVVDARPEAPAGWRAECERRGIPVRTGQVVAGTEGDQRVTAALVTELHGGERERIACDLLLVSGGWNPAVHLFSQARGRLRYDDELGAFVPGETLPGTSVAGSAAGVLDLDGCLRDGARATLAALADLEIDAGGVAAPPTTEQGPERTPSLVLWRVPGDEHAQFVDVQRDATVADIARAVGAGMRGVEHVKRYTTIGTAHDQGKTSGIVAAGITAELLGVPVANLGTTTFRPPYTPVAFAALAGRNRGALFDPERVTALHDWHVARGAVFEDVGQWKRPRYYPLPGEDMETAVLRECAAVRGGVGILDGSTLGKIDVQGRDAAVLLDRLYTNMMSSLKVGFVRYGVLCGADGMVLDDGTVLRVAEDRFLVYTTTGGAAKVLDWMEEWLQTEWPDLRVHLTSVTEQWATFPVVGPRSREVIAEVFPDVDASKEAFPFMAWRDTRLGDVPVRIARVSFSGELAYEVNVDAWHAPAVWERLMAAGEPHGITPYGTETMHVLRAEKAYPIVGQDTDGTVAPQDLGMSWIVSKKKPDFVGKRSFSRAENRNPLRKQLVGLLPLDHTVLLPEGSQVVEGDRLPEPPVPMLGHVTSSYRSAELERTFALALVRAGRDRIGQTLHVPVGDALVPVEVTEPVLVDPEGARRDG; via the coding sequence ATGACGGAGTTCCGCGTTCCCGCCGGTGGGCGGATCGACCGTGACACCACCTGCCGCTTCACGTTCGGCGGCGTGCCCTACACCGGGCACCCCGGCGACACGCTCGCGTCCGCGCTGCTGGCGAACGGCGTGCACGCCACCGGCACGAGCGTCGCGCTCGGCCGCCCCCGGGGCATCGGCGCGGCCTGGGCCGAGGACCCGGGTGGCCTGGTGCAGGTCGAGGAGCCCTTCCCCGAGCCGATGCTGCTCGCCACCACGATCGAGCTCGTCGACGGGCTCGCCGCCCGCGGCATCCCGGGCAAGGGCCGGCTCGCCGAGGTGCCCGACTCGGCCCGCTACGACGCGAAGCACGCCCACGCCGACCTGCTCGTCGTGGGGGCGGGCCCCGCCGGCCTGGTCGCCGCGCTCACGGCGGCCCGGACGGGCGCGCGGGTCGTGCTCGTCGACGAGCAGTCCGAGCCCGGCGGGGCGCTGCTCGGCAGCACCGACCGCATCGACGACGCCCCCGCCCTGGACTGGGTCGCCGCCGCGACCGCGGAGCTGGCGACGTACCCCGATGTGCTGCACCTGCAGCGCACCACCGCGTTCGGGCACTACGACGACGGGTTCGTGCTCGCGCTGGAGCGGCGCACCGACCACCTCGGCACCACGGCCCCGCGCAACCGCTCGCGGCAGCGCGTCTGGCGGATCCGGGCGCGCCACGTGATCGTGGCCACCGGCGCGCACGAGCGGCCCGTCGTCTTCGCCGACAACGACCGCCCCGGGATCATGCTGGCCGCCTCGGCCCGCACGTTCCTGCACCGCTACGGCGTGCTGGCCGGGCGCGACGCGGTCGTGTTCACCACCGACGACGGTGCCTACGCCGCGGCGGTCGACCTGGCAGACGCCGGGGCTCGGGTGCACGCCGTGGTCGACGCGCGGCCGGAAGCGCCCGCGGGATGGCGTGCGGAGTGCGAACGCCGCGGCATCCCGGTGCGCACGGGCCAGGTCGTCGCAGGCACCGAGGGCGACCAGCGGGTGACCGCCGCCCTCGTCACGGAGTTGCACGGCGGCGAGCGCGAACGGATCGCGTGCGACCTGCTGCTGGTCAGCGGCGGGTGGAACCCCGCGGTGCACCTGTTCAGCCAGGCCCGCGGCCGGCTGCGCTACGACGACGAGCTGGGCGCGTTCGTGCCGGGCGAGACCCTGCCGGGCACGTCCGTGGCAGGCTCCGCGGCCGGCGTTCTCGACCTCGACGGCTGCCTGCGCGACGGCGCCCGGGCCACGCTCGCCGCGCTCGCCGACCTGGAGATCGACGCCGGTGGGGTGGCAGCACCGCCCACCACGGAGCAGGGGCCGGAGCGCACCCCATCACTCGTGCTCTGGCGGGTGCCCGGCGACGAGCACGCCCAGTTCGTCGACGTGCAGCGCGACGCCACCGTCGCCGACATCGCCCGCGCCGTCGGGGCCGGGATGCGGGGCGTCGAGCACGTCAAGCGGTACACGACGATCGGCACCGCGCACGACCAGGGCAAGACGTCCGGGATCGTCGCGGCCGGGATCACCGCCGAGCTGCTCGGCGTGCCCGTCGCGAACCTGGGCACCACGACATTCCGCCCGCCGTACACCCCGGTCGCGTTCGCCGCCCTCGCCGGCCGCAACCGCGGCGCCCTCTTCGACCCCGAACGCGTCACCGCCCTGCACGACTGGCACGTCGCCCGCGGGGCGGTGTTCGAGGACGTCGGGCAGTGGAAGCGGCCCCGCTACTACCCGCTGCCCGGCGAAGACATGGAGACCGCCGTGCTGCGCGAGTGCGCCGCGGTCCGCGGCGGGGTCGGGATCCTCGACGGTTCGACGCTTGGGAAGATCGACGTGCAGGGCCGGGACGCCGCGGTGCTGCTCGACCGGCTCTACACGAACATGATGAGCAGCCTCAAGGTCGGTTTCGTGCGCTACGGCGTGCTGTGCGGCGCCGACGGGATGGTGCTCGACGACGGCACCGTGCTGCGCGTCGCCGAGGACCGGTTCCTCGTCTACACCACCACCGGCGGCGCCGCGAAGGTGCTCGACTGGATGGAGGAGTGGCTGCAGACCGAGTGGCCCGACCTGCGGGTGCACCTCACGTCGGTCACCGAGCAGTGGGCCACCTTCCCCGTGGTCGGGCCGCGCTCCCGGGAGGTGATCGCCGAGGTCTTCCCGGACGTCGACGCCTCGAAGGAGGCCTTCCCGTTCATGGCCTGGCGGGACACGCGCCTCGGGGACGTCCCGGTGCGGATCGCCCGCGTCAGCTTCTCGGGCGAGCTCGCGTACGAGGTCAACGTCGATGCGTGGCACGCCCCGGCGGTGTGGGAGCGGCTCATGGCGGCGGGCGAGCCCCACGGCATCACCCCGTACGGCACGGAGACCATGCACGTGCTGCGCGCGGAGAAGGCCTACCCGATCGTCGGGCAGGACACCGACGGCACCGTCGCCCCGCAGGACCTCGGGATGTCGTGGATCGTGTCGAAGAAGAAGCCCGACTTCGTCGGCAAGCGCTCGTTCTCCCGGGCGGAGAACCGCAACCCGCTGCGCAAGCAGCTGGTCGGCCTCCTCCCGCTCGACCACACCGTGCTGCTGCCCGAGGGCTCGCAGGTCGTCGAGGGCGACCGGCTGCCCGAACCGCCCGTGCCGATGCTCGGGCACGTCACGTCGAGCTACCGCAGCGCCGAGCTGGAACGGACGTTCGCGCTCGCGCTGGTACGGGCGGGGCGCGACCGCATCGGCCAGACACTCCACGTCCCGGTCGGCGACGCGCTGGTCCCCGTGGAGGTCACCGAACCCGTGCTCGTCGACCCGGAAGGAGCCCGCCGTGACGGTTGA
- a CDS encoding sarcosine oxidase subunit gamma encodes MTVELPRTGPLHGWSEHFADLPDGVQIMAEPFVAMADLRVAPTGPAADAVAAHLGVALPTRPSWVEGDTARVIWLGPDEWLVTSPFHSPVDLEAGLRTAVGAAGVVVDVSAQRTTLRLRGEHVRDVLATGCAIDLHPRTFPAGSAAQTTLGLAGVVLLALDDGVDGGATHYQLLVRSSFARYLATWLLDAATEFRGA; translated from the coding sequence GTGACGGTTGAGCTGCCACGCACCGGCCCGCTGCACGGCTGGTCGGAGCACTTCGCCGATCTCCCCGACGGCGTGCAGATCATGGCTGAGCCGTTCGTCGCGATGGCCGACCTGCGCGTCGCCCCGACCGGGCCGGCGGCGGACGCCGTCGCCGCGCACCTCGGCGTTGCGCTGCCCACCAGGCCGTCGTGGGTGGAGGGGGACACGGCACGCGTGATCTGGCTCGGTCCGGACGAGTGGCTCGTGACGAGCCCGTTCCACAGCCCGGTGGACCTGGAGGCGGGGCTGCGGACGGCCGTCGGCGCAGCGGGGGTGGTGGTCGACGTCTCCGCGCAACGCACCACGCTGCGGCTGCGCGGCGAGCACGTCCGCGACGTGCTCGCCACCGGCTGTGCGATCGACCTGCACCCCCGCACGTTCCCGGCGGGATCGGCCGCGCAGACCACCCTCGGGCTGGCCGGCGTCGTGCTGCTCGCGCTCGACGACGGCGTCGATGGCGGGGCGACCCACTACCAGCTCCTCGTCCGGTCCTCGTTCGCGCGCTACCTCGCCACCTGGCTGCTCGACGCGGCCACCGAGTTCAGGGGGGCCTGA
- a CDS encoding GcvT family protein, with protein sequence MPTSPRVVIIGAGIVGTNLADELTARGFDRVTVVDQGPLPLTGGSSSHAPGLVFQTNASKTMTEFARYTVEKFAGLDLDGAWCFNQVGGLEVATTPQRMADLHRKHGWATSWGVESRVVDADECVRLHPLLDRDRVLGGFHVPTDGLAKAPRVVAALARRAEARGARFQGSTRVTGIEQSGGRVTGVRTAEGVLPADVVVCCAGFWGQRVGAMVGMPVPLLPLAHQYAKTGQVAELAGRNDELGEAGLPILRHQDQDLYFREHVDRLGIGSYAHRPMPVRLSDLDEDGEVSAAAMPSMLPFTEEDFAPSWEQSRLLLPALASAKVEEGFNGIFSFTPDGGPLIGESPDVAGFWIAEAVWVTHSAGVAKAVAELLSDGRSSVDLHGCDVHRFEDVQLTDDYVSETSQQNFVEIYDVLHPLEPRKSPRNLRVSPFHARQRELGAVFLEAAGWERPHWYEANAPLVAQLPEAWVPPERDEWSARFHSPIAAAEAWRTREGVAMYDMTPLKRLEVTGPGALALLDRLTTGKMDKSVGSVTYTLALDEAGGVRSDLTVARLGADRFQVGANGNLDLDYLQRRAGSDVQVRDITGATCCIGVWGPLARDLVQPLSREDFSHEALKYFRAMPARIGGVPVTAMRLSYVGELGWEIYTSAEYGLRLWDVLWEAGQDLGVIAAGRAAFNSLRLEKGYRSWGHDMTTEHDPYEAGLGFAVRPQKGDFVGRDAIACLSADAVTRRLSCLTVDDGRSVVLGHEPVYVDGRAAGYVTSAAFGHTVGAPIAYAWLPASATPGTAVEIEYFGRRIPATVAAEPLVDPEMARIRR encoded by the coding sequence ATGCCCACATCGCCTCGTGTCGTGATCATCGGAGCCGGGATCGTCGGGACGAACCTCGCCGACGAGCTCACCGCTCGCGGGTTCGACCGGGTCACCGTCGTCGACCAGGGCCCGCTGCCGCTCACCGGTGGCTCCAGCTCCCACGCGCCCGGCCTGGTGTTCCAGACGAACGCGTCGAAGACGATGACGGAGTTCGCGCGCTACACCGTCGAGAAGTTCGCCGGCCTCGACCTCGACGGCGCCTGGTGCTTCAACCAGGTCGGCGGGCTGGAGGTCGCCACCACTCCACAGCGGATGGCCGACCTGCACCGCAAGCACGGCTGGGCCACGTCGTGGGGCGTCGAGAGCCGGGTCGTCGACGCGGACGAGTGCGTGCGCCTGCACCCGCTGCTCGACCGCGACCGGGTGCTCGGGGGCTTCCACGTGCCCACCGACGGTCTCGCCAAGGCGCCGCGGGTGGTCGCCGCCCTCGCGCGCCGCGCGGAGGCCAGGGGCGCCCGCTTCCAGGGGTCGACCCGGGTCACCGGCATCGAGCAGTCCGGTGGGCGGGTCACCGGTGTGCGCACCGCCGAGGGCGTGCTGCCGGCCGACGTCGTGGTGTGTTGCGCGGGGTTCTGGGGACAGCGGGTGGGCGCGATGGTGGGCATGCCGGTGCCGCTGCTCCCGCTCGCGCACCAGTACGCGAAGACCGGGCAGGTCGCCGAGCTCGCCGGCCGCAACGACGAGCTCGGGGAGGCGGGCCTGCCGATCCTGCGCCACCAGGACCAGGACCTGTACTTCCGCGAGCACGTCGACAGGCTCGGGATCGGCAGCTACGCCCACCGCCCGATGCCCGTGCGGTTGAGCGACCTGGACGAGGACGGAGAGGTCAGCGCGGCGGCGATGCCGTCGATGCTGCCGTTCACCGAGGAGGACTTCGCGCCGTCGTGGGAGCAGAGCCGGTTGCTCCTGCCCGCGCTGGCGTCGGCGAAGGTCGAGGAGGGCTTCAACGGCATCTTCTCCTTCACCCCGGACGGCGGACCGCTGATCGGCGAGTCGCCCGACGTCGCCGGGTTCTGGATCGCGGAGGCGGTCTGGGTGACGCACTCGGCCGGGGTGGCGAAGGCCGTCGCGGAGCTGCTCAGCGACGGCCGGTCGAGCGTCGACCTGCACGGCTGCGACGTGCACCGCTTCGAGGATGTCCAGCTCACCGACGACTACGTCAGCGAGACCTCCCAGCAGAACTTCGTGGAGATCTACGACGTGCTGCACCCGCTCGAGCCCCGCAAGTCCCCGCGGAACCTGCGGGTCAGCCCGTTCCACGCCCGGCAACGGGAGCTGGGCGCGGTGTTCCTCGAGGCCGCGGGCTGGGAGCGACCCCACTGGTACGAGGCGAACGCGCCGCTGGTGGCGCAGCTGCCCGAGGCGTGGGTGCCGCCGGAGCGCGACGAGTGGTCGGCGCGGTTCCACTCCCCCATCGCGGCTGCCGAGGCCTGGCGCACCCGCGAGGGCGTGGCGATGTACGACATGACCCCGCTCAAGCGGCTCGAGGTCACCGGCCCGGGCGCGCTGGCGCTGCTGGACCGGCTCACCACCGGGAAGATGGACAAGTCGGTCGGCTCGGTCACCTACACCCTCGCGCTCGACGAGGCGGGCGGCGTCCGCAGCGACCTGACCGTGGCCCGGCTGGGCGCCGACCGGTTCCAGGTAGGTGCGAACGGCAATCTCGACCTCGACTACCTCCAGCGCCGAGCGGGGTCCGACGTACAGGTTCGGGACATCACCGGGGCCACCTGCTGCATCGGTGTCTGGGGGCCGCTGGCCCGCGACCTGGTCCAGCCGCTGTCCCGCGAGGACTTCTCCCACGAGGCGCTGAAGTACTTCCGCGCCATGCCGGCCCGCATCGGCGGCGTCCCGGTCACCGCGATGCGGCTGTCCTACGTCGGCGAGCTCGGCTGGGAGATCTACACCAGCGCGGAGTACGGGCTGCGGCTGTGGGACGTGCTGTGGGAGGCCGGTCAGGACCTCGGCGTCATCGCGGCAGGCCGCGCGGCGTTCAACAGCCTGCGGCTGGAGAAGGGCTACCGCTCGTGGGGGCACGACATGACCACGGAGCACGACCCGTACGAGGCGGGGCTCGGCTTCGCGGTCCGGCCGCAGAAGGGCGACTTCGTCGGCCGCGACGCGATCGCCTGCCTGAGCGCCGACGCGGTGACCCGCAGGCTCTCCTGCCTCACCGTCGACGACGGGCGCAGCGTCGTGCTCGGCCACGAGCCGGTGTACGTCGACGGCCGGGCGGCGGGCTACGTCACCAGCGCGGCGTTCGGGCACACCGTCGGCGCGCCCATCGCCTACGCCTGGCTCCCGGCGAGCGCGACCCCGGGCACCGCGGTCGAGATCGAGTACTTCGGCCGGCGGATCCCGGCCACCGTGGCCGCGGAGCCGCTGGTGGATCCGGAGATGGCCCGGATCAGGCGCTGA
- a CDS encoding cyclodeaminase/cyclohydrolase family protein encodes MRNQTIGQFLTALAARVPAPGGGASAALHAAQAAALVAMVARYSDGPTNVPEKRGAGRPGQPGPAGSLAAAAHMRASRTHSKYADHAEAIRRVRDAADELCENALTLAEDDAAAFTAVTEAYRLPKTGAAEAATRSAAIATALLAAARPPAFVIGVAARVLDLAEELLPIGNPNVISDVAAAAEAARAAATTARVNVEINLTGIEDAQARSELLAAAGSVGGLCDRADKVTGAVRAGLAS; translated from the coding sequence GTGCGCAACCAGACGATCGGGCAGTTCCTCACCGCGCTCGCCGCTCGGGTCCCCGCCCCGGGCGGCGGCGCGTCCGCCGCGCTGCACGCCGCCCAGGCCGCCGCGCTCGTGGCGATGGTCGCGCGCTACAGCGACGGCCCGACGAATGTGCCCGAGAAGCGCGGAGCGGGCCGCCCAGGACAGCCGGGACCTGCTGGATCGCTGGCGGCTGCGGCCCACATGCGCGCTTCTCGGACACATTCGAAGTACGCCGATCACGCCGAGGCGATCCGGCGCGTCCGCGACGCCGCCGACGAGCTGTGCGAGAACGCGCTCACGCTCGCCGAGGACGACGCGGCCGCGTTCACGGCCGTCACGGAGGCCTACCGGCTGCCGAAGACCGGTGCCGCGGAGGCCGCGACGCGGTCCGCCGCGATCGCCACCGCGCTCCTCGCCGCGGCCCGCCCACCCGCGTTCGTCATCGGGGTCGCCGCCCGCGTCCTCGACCTCGCCGAGGAGCTGCTGCCCATCGGCAACCCGAACGTGATCAGCGACGTGGCCGCGGCGGCCGAGGCGGCGCGGGCCGCGGCGACCACCGCGCGGGTCAACGTCGAGATCAACCTCACCGGAATCGAGGACGCGCAGGCCAGGAGTGAGCTGCTCGCCGCGGCCGGTTCGGTCGGCGGGCTCTGCGACCGTGCCGACAAGGTGACAGGCGCGGTACGCGCGGGGCTCGCCTCATGA
- a CDS encoding bifunctional 5,10-methylenetetrahydrofolate dehydrogenase/5,10-methenyltetrahydrofolate cyclohydrolase: MTASLGGRELAADLRRRTAESAAALTAAGRPPRLAIVVATADESSAWYVRSIAKAAAAAGIVCDVVSPTPTEILAVLSRLGADDDVHGIILQTPLPAGVDVGDLAPAIPPAKDVDGANPASLGRLAAGLPAFPPATAEAVLALLDHHGVALAGRHAVVVGRSTVVGKPAAHLLLDRDATVTICHSRTTDLAAITRQADVLVAAVGRPGLITPAHVSPGTVVIDVGTNPTADGTLVGDVDPAVAEKAAGLTPVPGGVGPVTTALLLQHTVRAAEDRG; this comes from the coding sequence ATGACCGCCTCGCTCGGTGGCCGCGAGCTCGCGGCCGACCTGCGCCGTCGCACCGCCGAGTCGGCCGCGGCGCTGACCGCGGCGGGCAGGCCGCCGCGGCTCGCGATCGTCGTCGCGACGGCCGACGAGTCCAGCGCGTGGTACGTGCGCTCGATCGCGAAGGCGGCGGCCGCGGCCGGGATCGTCTGCGACGTCGTGTCCCCCACCCCGACGGAGATCCTCGCGGTGCTGAGCCGGCTCGGCGCGGACGACGACGTGCACGGGATCATCCTGCAGACGCCGCTCCCGGCAGGGGTCGACGTCGGCGACCTGGCCCCGGCGATCCCCCCGGCGAAGGACGTCGACGGCGCCAACCCCGCGAGCCTGGGCCGCCTCGCCGCGGGCCTGCCGGCCTTCCCCCCGGCCACCGCCGAGGCCGTACTGGCGCTGCTCGACCACCACGGTGTCGCGCTGGCCGGCCGTCATGCCGTCGTGGTCGGCCGCTCCACGGTGGTGGGCAAGCCTGCGGCGCACCTGCTGCTCGACCGCGACGCCACGGTGACGATCTGCCACTCCCGCACCACCGACCTCGCCGCGATCACCCGGCAGGCCGACGTGCTCGTCGCGGCGGTGGGCAGGCCCGGGCTGATCACGCCCGCGCACGTGTCGCCCGGAACGGTCGTGATCGACGTCGGTACCAACCCGACGGCCGACGGCACGCTCGTCGGCGACGTCGACCCGGCCGTCGCGGAGAAGGCGGCCGGGCTGACCCCCGTGCCCGGTGGCGTCGGGCCCGTCACCACCGCGCTCCTGCTCCAGCACACCGTTCGGGCCGCAGAAGATCGGGGCTGA